A genomic segment from Chrysemys picta bellii isolate R12L10 chromosome 11, ASM1138683v2, whole genome shotgun sequence encodes:
- the TMEM37 gene encoding voltage-dependent calcium channel gamma-like subunit: protein MTAIAVQAQRLLAHRRPKKSFFETFIRSLIILCVAIAVVLSSISVCDGHWLFAKGQLFGLWHFCTIGNSTILKCVTDLNQASVEGINFGMILARSVVSLAVVVAIFGLELLMVSQVCEDTNSRRKWSMGSILILLSFLLSSSGVLSFLILLKDYITFMGFTLTFWCEFIAACLFFLNGMSGLHINNITYPWNRARKF, encoded by the coding sequence GCACAGAGGTTGCTTGCTCACAGAAGACCCAAGAAATCATTCTTTGAGACGTTCATCAGAAGCCTCATTATTTTATGCGTGGCAATAGCAGTTGTCCTGTCATCAATTTCAGTTTGCGATGGCCACTGGCTTTTTGCAAAAGGACAGTTGTTTGGACTGTGGCACTTCTGCACCATAGGCAACAGCACCATATTGAAATGTGTCACTGATCTGAATCAGGCCAGTGTGGAAGGAATTAATTTTGGAATGATTCTTGCAAGAAGTGTGGTGTCTCTTGCTGTGGTTGTAGCAATATTTGGCCTGGAACTTCTGATGGTCTCCCAAGTCTGTGAAGACACTAATTCAAGACGAAAATGGTCAATGGGATCAATCCTTATTCTTCTCTCATTTCTCCTGTCCTCCAGTGGAGTCCTGAGTTTTTTAATCCTCCTGAAGGACTACATTACCTTCATGGGCTTCACACTGACCTTTTGGTGTGAGTTCATTGCTGCCTGCCTTTTCTTCCTTAATGGAATGAGTGGACTTCACATTAACAACATAACATACCCGTGGAACAGAGCAAGAAAATTCTAG